One window of Stenotrophomonas indicatrix genomic DNA carries:
- a CDS encoding TolC family protein, with product MHRALGAAGLALLASLPLAAAAQTSAPPALEWEQARQRLEQVSDALAAADAGVRNKEELQEATRLLRLPEITGEVRRLQFQKTLTLPLGSLAPVAEAYGIDSPLSFTERDWRTRPVVTAVLPLYTGGLIPAAQRAAGAASEQASAEREAQRQSLTVQLAQAYFGQRLAEQAVVVRRDVRDGLNRHLSDAEKLEREGFATRAQRLQATVARDKAEREYQKTLNDLATLKAALATLLRSGGDVQPLSPLFVQRTPLEPVTSFERTAQARQPQIARLRAIVAQAEQGVRVQQAKLKPTVFLFGQYDFRRRDEMLTDPDWAFGIGLKYTFLSPNSRPAQISAARAQQEQAEAGLREAENQVALGVRKAWNELETARQQFVLLDSSIAQADENLRLQELAFREGQATSLDVIDARLGLGGARVERAQAAYQYDIALAQLLEVSGQMDRFEDHRRRADEVIDHE from the coding sequence ATGCACCGCGCACTCGGCGCTGCCGGCCTGGCCTTGCTGGCAAGCCTGCCGCTGGCCGCAGCGGCACAGACCAGCGCGCCTCCCGCACTGGAATGGGAACAGGCGCGGCAGCGGCTGGAACAGGTCTCCGACGCACTGGCCGCTGCTGATGCCGGCGTGCGCAACAAGGAAGAACTGCAGGAAGCCACCCGCCTGCTGCGCCTGCCGGAGATCACCGGCGAAGTGCGCCGCCTGCAGTTCCAGAAGACACTGACCCTGCCGCTGGGCTCACTGGCACCGGTGGCCGAGGCCTATGGCATCGACTCGCCGCTGTCGTTCACCGAACGCGATTGGCGCACGCGACCGGTGGTCACCGCAGTGCTGCCGCTGTACACCGGCGGCCTGATTCCCGCCGCACAGCGTGCTGCCGGCGCGGCCAGCGAACAGGCCAGCGCCGAGCGCGAAGCGCAGCGGCAGTCACTGACCGTGCAACTGGCCCAGGCCTACTTCGGCCAGCGCCTGGCCGAACAAGCAGTGGTCGTGCGCCGCGACGTGCGCGATGGCCTCAATCGCCACCTGTCCGATGCGGAGAAACTGGAACGCGAAGGCTTCGCCACCCGCGCGCAGCGCCTGCAGGCCACCGTCGCCCGCGACAAGGCCGAGCGCGAGTACCAGAAGACGCTCAATGACCTGGCCACGCTGAAGGCTGCGCTGGCCACCCTGCTGCGCAGTGGCGGTGATGTGCAGCCGTTGTCGCCGTTGTTCGTGCAGCGCACCCCGCTGGAACCGGTCACCAGCTTCGAGCGCACCGCGCAGGCACGGCAGCCGCAGATCGCGCGCCTGCGGGCGATCGTCGCGCAGGCCGAACAGGGCGTGCGCGTGCAGCAGGCCAAGCTCAAGCCAACGGTGTTCCTGTTCGGCCAGTACGACTTCCGTCGCCGCGACGAGATGCTGACCGATCCGGACTGGGCGTTTGGCATCGGCCTGAAGTACACCTTCCTGTCGCCGAACTCGCGACCGGCGCAGATCAGCGCTGCACGCGCGCAGCAGGAACAGGCCGAAGCCGGCCTGCGCGAGGCCGAGAACCAGGTCGCGCTGGGTGTGCGCAAGGCCTGGAACGAGCTGGAAACCGCACGCCAGCAGTTCGTGCTGCTGGACAGCAGCATCGCCCAGGCCGACGAGAACCTGCGCCTGCAGGAGCTGGCCTTCCGCGAAGGCCAAGCCACCTCGCTGGACGTGATCGATGCGCGGCTCGGCCTCGGCGGCGCCCGCGTCGAACGTGCGCAGGCGGCCTACCAATACGATATCGCCTTGGCGCAGTTGCTTGAGGTGAGTGGACAGATGGACCGCTTCGAAGACCATCGGCGGCGTGCAGACGAGGTAATTGATCATGAGTGA
- a CDS encoding LysR family transcriptional regulator ArgP has protein sequence MDLVHPQLSAFTAVLEEGSFEAAARRLSISPSALSQRIKALEDRLGQVLVVRQAPCRPTAAGEVLLRRVRPMQALQAEALAELLPERGSDAIRTPIPLAVNDDSLDTWFVAAIAELHQRHGYLFDLRMDDQDHTLELLRNGSVLGAVTAERKPLKGCNVHPLGAMRYHAIASPAFAKRHFSKGMHADALASAPMIVFNRKDELQWRFMRRLTRARLQPPVHYLPSSTGFVDAAARGLGWCLAPEALVTPAVQAGQVVVLEPRRWLDVPLFWQHAAVRSSTLQHITQALRTAAGNTLC, from the coding sequence GTGGACCTGGTACATCCGCAGTTGAGCGCCTTCACCGCGGTGCTCGAAGAAGGCAGCTTCGAGGCCGCCGCACGCCGCCTGTCGATCAGTCCGTCGGCGTTGTCGCAACGGATCAAGGCACTTGAGGACCGGCTGGGCCAGGTGCTGGTGGTACGGCAGGCGCCATGCCGGCCTACCGCTGCTGGCGAAGTGCTGCTGCGGCGGGTACGGCCGATGCAGGCGCTGCAGGCCGAAGCGCTGGCCGAACTGCTGCCGGAGCGCGGCAGCGATGCCATCCGCACGCCAATCCCGCTGGCCGTCAACGACGATTCGCTGGACACCTGGTTCGTCGCCGCCATCGCCGAGCTGCACCAGCGCCACGGCTACCTGTTCGACCTGCGCATGGATGACCAGGACCACACCCTGGAACTGCTGCGCAACGGGAGCGTGCTTGGCGCGGTCACCGCCGAACGCAAGCCCCTGAAGGGCTGCAACGTGCATCCGCTGGGCGCGATGCGCTACCACGCCATCGCCTCACCTGCCTTTGCGAAACGCCACTTCAGCAAGGGCATGCACGCCGACGCGTTGGCGTCGGCGCCGATGATCGTGTTCAACCGCAAGGATGAACTGCAATGGCGCTTCATGCGCAGGCTGACCCGTGCACGCCTGCAACCGCCCGTACACTACCTGCCCTCCTCCACCGGCTTCGTCGATGCTGCCGCGCGTGGCCTCGGCTGGTGCCTGGCGCCGGAGGCGCTGGTTACGCCAGCGGTACAGGCCGGGCAGGTGGTGGTGCTGGAACCTCGTCGCTGGCTCGACGTACCCTTGTTCTGGCAGCATGCCGCCGTGCGTTCGAGCACGCTGCAGCACATCACCCAGGCGCTGCGCACCGCCGCTGGCAACACCCTATGTTGA